From a single Proteiniborus sp. DW1 genomic region:
- a CDS encoding ABC transporter permease, translating into MGRLIIKRMLQAIPMLIAVSIVSFLLIKLAPGDPVQAYITPEMGPADIEKIRENMGLNDPIYIQYIRWLRNVLKGDLGYSLVNHRPVAIQIIERLPATIGLMLTSLVFSMVFGTVIGLFSAANHNKFFDKLITIGSYFGISIPSFWFAMLLIYFLSLKLNLLPSIGMRTIGVHSTWDLIKHGIMPTLVLSIQNIAVVARYVRSSTISQLREDYVTVEYASGASRTEVLYKYVLKNAILPVITILGMSLPGLVSGAFITESIFGWPGMGLLGMKAIFSYDYPLIMAITMFSSLILILGNLLSDILYGVADPRIKELS; encoded by the coding sequence GTGGGAAGATTGATAATAAAAAGAATGCTACAGGCTATACCAATGCTCATTGCCGTATCAATAGTTTCATTTCTTCTTATTAAATTAGCACCAGGAGATCCAGTTCAAGCATATATAACTCCAGAAATGGGACCTGCAGATATTGAGAAAATCAGAGAAAATATGGGACTCAATGACCCTATCTATATTCAATATATACGATGGCTGAGAAATGTTCTTAAAGGAGATTTAGGCTATTCTTTAGTTAATCATAGACCAGTAGCTATACAGATAATAGAAAGACTACCTGCAACTATTGGACTTATGCTAACATCATTAGTATTCTCAATGGTGTTTGGAACTGTAATAGGTCTTTTTTCAGCTGCTAATCACAACAAATTCTTTGATAAGTTAATTACAATTGGTTCTTATTTTGGGATCTCTATACCAAGTTTTTGGTTTGCAATGTTGCTAATATATTTTTTATCTCTAAAATTGAATTTGTTACCTAGCATTGGTATGAGAACAATAGGAGTTCATAGTACCTGGGACCTTATAAAGCATGGAATCATGCCAACTTTAGTATTAAGCATACAAAACATAGCAGTAGTTGCTAGATATGTTAGGTCAAGTACTATTAGTCAATTAAGAGAGGATTATGTAACGGTTGAGTATGCATCAGGTGCTAGTAGAACAGAAGTATTGTATAAGTATGTCTTGAAAAATGCAATTTTACCTGTTATTACAATACTGGGAATGTCATTACCTGGATTAGTATCTGGAGCCTTTATTACAGAAAGTATTTTTGGATGGCCTGGTATGGGACTACTAGGTATGAAAGCTATATTTAGCTATGATTATCCTTTAATTATGGCTATTACAATGTTTTCTTCATTAATACTCATATTAGGAAATCTATTATCAGATATATTGTATGGAGTTGCAGACCCAAGAATTAAGGAGTTGAGTTAA
- a CDS encoding ABC transporter permease translates to MNERLKSNLKYQLVENKLGIIAIVVILILTIASALAFLSPYDPNKIDVMNRLSPPTSSNIFGTDELGRDYFTRALYGGRVSLTVGFLSMIISTSIGTIVGTISGYFGGKIDGIIMRTIDILMCIPTFFLILILNAYLKPGIQNIIIIIGLFSWMSIARIVRGETISIKEREFVSYSKIIGERPLVIIRRHIIPNIFPTIIVASTLNIASAIITESSLSFLGLGVRQPNSSWGSMLKYAQGYMEEAPYLAIFPGLLILLTVLSFNVLGDIFRVAFEPKANND, encoded by the coding sequence ATGAATGAGAGATTAAAGTCTAATCTAAAGTATCAGTTAGTAGAAAATAAGCTAGGAATAATAGCAATTGTAGTAATTTTAATTCTTACAATTGCCTCTGCCTTAGCCTTTTTATCTCCTTATGATCCCAATAAAATAGATGTAATGAATCGTCTGTCACCTCCTACAAGTTCTAATATATTTGGTACAGATGAACTTGGCAGGGATTATTTTACTCGTGCTTTGTATGGAGGAAGAGTGTCATTAACAGTTGGTTTTTTATCAATGATAATTTCTACAAGCATAGGTACTATAGTGGGTACTATTAGTGGATATTTTGGGGGAAAAATAGATGGTATTATTATGAGAACTATTGATATACTAATGTGCATACCTACTTTTTTTCTTATCCTTATATTGAATGCATATTTGAAGCCCGGTATACAAAATATCATTATTATTATTGGATTATTTAGTTGGATGAGTATTGCAAGAATAGTTAGAGGAGAGACTATTTCAATTAAAGAAAGAGAGTTCGTATCATACTCCAAGATAATAGGAGAAAGACCTTTAGTAATTATAAGAAGGCATATTATTCCTAATATTTTTCCTACAATTATAGTTGCCTCTACTTTAAATATAGCTAGTGCTATTATTACAGAATCATCATTAAGTTTTTTAGGATTAGGAGTACGCCAACCGAACTCTTCTTGGGGAAGTATGCTTAAATACGCACAAGGATATATGGAAGAGGCACCTTATTTAGCGATTTTTCCAGGACTTTTAATACTTCTTACTGTATTAAGCTTTAATGTGTTAGGAGATATATTTAGAGTTGCCTTTGAACCAAAGGCAAACAATGATTAG
- a CDS encoding ABC transporter ATP-binding protein: protein MKKSLLKIKDLHVSFFNHSGEVKAIRGVSFDVNQGEILGVVGESGSGKSVTSLSVMRLLKGNGKITNGEIIYKGENLVNKSEQEMMKIRGNDIAMIFQDPMTSLNPVFKVGNQISDVIRRHQGLSKSEAKEKVIEMFSMVGIPSPKERYHNYPHEFSGGMRQRAIIAMALSCKPDLLIADEPTTALDVTIQAQILELLLELKEKLKTSIILITHDLGVVANTCSRVVVMYGGLIMEEGSTEDIFFNPMHPYTKGLLQSLPDIEHGKKQRLVPIKGNPPDISTEIKGCPFSERCPYKMEICEKKEPEYYTDGKGHRAMCWLLDNSISRKGENHGK, encoded by the coding sequence ATGAAAAAGTCCTTGCTTAAAATAAAAGATTTGCATGTTTCTTTTTTCAACCATAGTGGTGAAGTTAAAGCAATTCGAGGAGTAAGCTTTGACGTAAATCAAGGCGAAATCCTAGGAGTAGTAGGGGAATCAGGCAGTGGAAAGTCTGTAACATCTCTGTCTGTTATGAGGCTCCTTAAAGGAAATGGTAAAATCACTAATGGTGAAATAATTTATAAGGGAGAAAATCTAGTAAACAAAAGTGAACAGGAAATGATGAAAATTCGTGGTAATGATATTGCAATGATATTTCAAGACCCTATGACATCATTAAATCCCGTTTTTAAAGTAGGAAATCAAATATCTGATGTTATAAGAAGGCATCAGGGACTAAGTAAAAGTGAAGCTAAAGAAAAAGTTATAGAAATGTTCAGCATGGTTGGAATTCCATCACCCAAAGAAAGATATCACAATTATCCCCATGAGTTCAGCGGTGGTATGAGACAAAGGGCTATTATAGCTATGGCTCTAAGCTGCAAGCCAGATTTATTAATTGCAGATGAGCCTACTACAGCATTAGATGTTACTATTCAGGCTCAAATACTTGAACTTTTACTGGAATTAAAAGAAAAGCTAAAAACTTCTATCATTCTCATAACTCATGATTTAGGAGTTGTAGCAAATACATGTTCTAGAGTTGTAGTAATGTATGGAGGACTTATAATGGAAGAGGGAAGTACAGAGGACATATTCTTTAATCCAATGCATCCCTATACTAAAGGATTACTTCAATCCTTGCCAGATATTGAGCATGGGAAAAAACAGAGACTTGTACCTATAAAGGGGAATCCTCCTGATATATCTACAGAAATTAAAGGATGTCCTTTTTCAGAACGTTGTCCTTATAAGATGGAGATTTGTGAAAAGAAAGAGCCAGAATATTATACCGATGGAAAAGGACATAGAGCTATGTGCTGGCTCTTAGATAATTCCATAAGTAGAAAAGGTGAGAATCATGGGAAATAG
- a CDS encoding ABC transporter ATP-binding protein: MGNRNKLIEVKNLKKYFPVKKSSILDKTRYLKAVDNVSFHISKGETFGLVGESGCGKSTTGKSIIRLFDITDGEILYKGEDIARLSEAKLRPYRRVMQAIFQDPYASLNPTLTVEKLISEPLDVYNMGSKKERRDRVLELLEKVGLNENHMNRYPHEFSGGQRQRIGIARALSTNPEFILCDEPISALDVSIQAQVVNMLEDLQSEMNLTYLFIAHDLSMVRHISQRIGIMYLGKLVEVGPSEEIYNHPVHPYTQALLSSVLKPNPRIAKKKPIKALDGDIPSPLNPPSGCRFVTRCKYAMKKCNEIEPKSKEVSSGHIVSCHL, from the coding sequence ATGGGAAATAGAAATAAGCTAATAGAAGTTAAGAATTTAAAAAAATACTTTCCAGTAAAAAAATCATCTATTTTAGATAAAACTAGATATTTAAAAGCAGTAGATAATGTTAGTTTTCATATAAGTAAAGGTGAAACCTTTGGTTTAGTAGGAGAATCAGGTTGTGGTAAATCTACTACTGGTAAAAGTATTATAAGACTTTTTGATATAACAGATGGAGAAATACTGTATAAGGGAGAAGATATTGCAAGGCTAAGTGAAGCAAAATTGAGACCTTATAGAAGGGTAATGCAGGCAATATTTCAGGATCCTTATGCATCTCTAAATCCTACCCTGACAGTAGAGAAACTTATATCAGAGCCTTTAGATGTCTATAATATGGGAAGTAAAAAAGAAAGAAGAGATAGAGTACTTGAGCTACTAGAGAAGGTCGGATTAAATGAGAATCATATGAATAGATATCCTCACGAATTTAGTGGTGGACAAAGACAAAGAATAGGCATAGCAAGGGCATTGTCAACTAACCCAGAGTTTATTCTTTGTGATGAACCTATATCTGCCTTAGATGTTTCTATACAAGCACAGGTGGTAAATATGCTAGAAGATTTACAAAGTGAAATGAATCTAACTTATCTATTCATAGCCCATGATTTATCTATGGTAAGACATATATCACAGCGTATAGGTATAATGTACTTAGGAAAACTTGTTGAAGTAGGTCCTAGCGAAGAGATTTATAATCATCCAGTACATCCCTATACTCAGGCGCTTTTATCCTCTGTTCTTAAGCCTAATCCTAGGATAGCTAAGAAAAAGCCAATAAAGGCCTTAGACGGAGATATACCTAGCCCTCTAAATCCACCATCAGGATGTAGATTTGTTACAAGATGTAAATACGCAATGAAGAAATGTAACGAAATAGAGCCTAAATCAAAGGAAGTATCGTCTGGACATATAGTATCATGCCATTTATAA
- a CDS encoding DNA polymerase IV yields MHSTQKIALSEKLNIIHVDMDAFYASVEEHDNPKLKGLPVIVGGTSNHGIVTTANYNARKYGVHSAMPIFMAKQRCPNGCFLPVRMERYKEVSKQVFNILYEFTDLVEPLSIDEAFLDITDVEDNPIKIAEEIKRKVMKNTGLTLSIGISYNKFLAKLASDWNKPNGLKVITENMIPDILLPLPVKSVYGIGPKSAKKLNNIGIYTIEDLMRLSEEFLIEFFGKAGSEIYNRIRGIDYRKVNTTRERKSLGTETTFSDYTKDKDVLKSYLHDFSLELESALENRSIQGKTITLKIKDVNFKTRTKSKTLNNYISSFDDIFEVAVNLLQEIEIEHDIRLIGLTVSNLESLKLEQLSLFDY; encoded by the coding sequence ATGCATTCCACTCAAAAAATAGCTCTATCAGAAAAACTAAATATCATTCATGTAGACATGGATGCTTTTTATGCATCTGTAGAAGAGCATGATAATCCAAAGCTGAAGGGGCTTCCTGTTATTGTAGGGGGAACTAGTAATCATGGTATTGTAACTACTGCCAACTATAATGCTAGAAAATATGGAGTCCATTCTGCTATGCCCATTTTCATGGCTAAGCAAAGATGTCCAAATGGATGTTTTTTACCTGTAAGAATGGAAAGATACAAGGAAGTTTCTAAACAGGTCTTTAATATTCTATATGAGTTTACTGATTTAGTAGAACCCTTGTCTATTGATGAAGCTTTTCTTGATATTACAGATGTAGAGGATAATCCTATTAAAATTGCCGAGGAAATAAAGAGAAAGGTAATGAAGAATACAGGATTAACACTATCCATAGGTATCTCTTATAATAAGTTTTTGGCTAAGCTAGCATCTGATTGGAATAAGCCTAATGGATTAAAGGTAATAACAGAGAATATGATACCAGACATTTTACTACCACTTCCAGTCAAATCAGTATACGGTATAGGACCTAAATCTGCTAAAAAATTGAACAATATAGGTATCTACACAATAGAAGACTTAATGAGACTATCCGAAGAGTTTTTAATAGAGTTCTTTGGAAAGGCTGGTAGTGAAATATATAATAGAATTCGTGGCATTGACTATAGAAAAGTCAATACAACACGTGAAAGAAAATCCTTAGGAACTGAAACTACTTTTTCCGACTATACAAAGGATAAAGATGTTTTAAAGAGTTATTTACACGACTTTTCACTGGAATTAGAGTCAGCCTTAGAGAATAGAAGTATTCAAGGCAAGACCATAACCTTGAAGATTAAGGACGTAAACTTTAAGACTCGCACTAAGAGTAAAACCTTAAATAATTATATAAGTAGCTTTGATGACATATTTGAAGTTGCAGTTAATCTATTACAAGAAATAGAAATAGAGCATGATATTAGATTAATAGGTCTTACTGTATCTAATTTAGAAAGCTTGAAGCTTGAACAGCTTTCATTATTTGATTATTAA
- a CDS encoding protein-glutamine gamma-glutamyltransferase, whose protein sequence is MIRISGRTVTPENIFNQYSLNRIQRDIVTTMASSNSRYDYTSLDQLKFELDLRMSIINASRKLNSSGLAFRVFTKSFCNRDFWTRTNEGGFLLKNNVKPSEAIEDIFRNGRKYGTECATAMVIIYYKAVLDIYPVELFNSMFTNIQLMNWHYLNRNLGLNNYSNPPDYFPGDCRYFKNPDVNPLRAYLQGENAIDLGDGTYYAHGMGITTGNEIIRILNRNRKTGARRSAYLMDTATRPNFKHLHSRYHSFTRS, encoded by the coding sequence GAAAATATCTTTAATCAATACTCTCTAAATAGAATTCAAAGAGATATAGTCACAACTATGGCATCTAGCAATTCTAGATATGATTATACATCCTTAGACCAGCTTAAGTTCGAGTTAGATTTACGTATGAGCATAATTAATGCTTCTAGAAAACTTAATAGTAGTGGTCTTGCCTTTAGAGTATTTACGAAGTCCTTCTGTAATAGGGATTTTTGGACCCGTACTAATGAAGGTGGATTTCTATTAAAAAACAATGTAAAGCCAAGTGAGGCAATAGAAGATATCTTTAGAAATGGACGCAAATATGGTACTGAATGTGCTACTGCAATGGTAATAATTTATTATAAGGCAGTGTTAGATATATATCCAGTAGAGCTATTTAATTCAATGTTTACAAATATACAATTAATGAACTGGCACTATCTTAATAGAAACTTGGGCTTAAACAATTATTCTAATCCTCCTGATTATTTCCCTGGAGATTGCAGATACTTTAAAAATCCTGATGTAAATCCATTAAGGGCATATTTACAAGGGGAAAATGCTATAGATTTAGGTGATGGAACCTATTACGCACATGGAATGGGAATCACTACTGGAAATGAAATAATTAGAATTTTAAATAGGAATAGAAAAACAGGTGCAAGAAGATCAGCTTATTTGATGGATACTGCAACTAGGCCTAATTTTAAACACCTGCATTCTAGGTATCATAGTTTTACACGGAGTTAG